In a single window of the Vitis vinifera cultivar Pinot Noir 40024 chromosome 6, ASM3070453v1 genome:
- the LOC100250213 gene encoding uncharacterized protein LOC100250213 isoform X2, translated as MAAYRRRLGTSRASAIEDDEADSSSSSLAAKAIRASSAHRDSSLSSAYGLSPSSTPPPPSKDSTSYEYTSMKSSNESKYGFWGALARKAKAIIEDDNEAQQPEAPGRTSRQGPGTVTGQEGRTIVENRTADIIQETRKLHIRKKGSGSEPKHQATNIYTRKQTSMQAQMEPQLQADQEIQLKASRDVAMAMAAKAKLLLRELKTVKADLAFAKERCAQLEEENRILREHHEKGDNPEDDDLIRLQLETLLAEKARLAQENSVYARENRFLREIVEYHQLTMQDVIYLDERTEEVTEVYPIKVPTVNNLHSVATTLPPLASSLPFEGGPKTSPQGIQHVSTAPVPPQALAEISQSVASQNLHIPVPVAEDSKRDSNPSA; from the exons ATGGCGGCATATAGGAGAAGATTGGGAACCTCAAGGGCTTCAGCGATTGAAGATGATGAAGCTGATTCATCTTCATCGTCGCTCGCTGCTAAGGCCATTAGAGCTTCCTCCGCCCATCGGGACTCCTCCCTCTCCTCTGCTTACGGCCTCTCTCCTTCCTCCACCCCTCCTCCACCCTCCAAG GATTCAACCTCTTATGAGTATACCTCTATGAAGAGTTCGAATGAATCCAAATATGGTTTTTGGGGTGCTCTGGCAAGGAAAGCTAAAGCTATTATTGAGGATGATAATGAAGCCCAACAACCTGAAGCACCTGGAAGAACAAGCAGACAGGGGCCTGGTACAGTAACAGGGCAG GAGGGCCGTACAATTGTGGAGAATCGGACTGCAGACATCATTCAAGAAACTCGCAAACTGCATATCAGGAAAAAAGGCAGTGGTTCTGAGCCAAAGCATCAGGCCACAAATATTTATACCAGGAAACAAACCTCAATGCAGGCACAAATGGAGCCCCAGCTGCAAGCTGACCAAGAAATTCAATTGAAGGCATCCCGCGAC GTTGCAATGGCAATGGCTGCCAAAGCAAAGCTCCTACTTCGGGAGCTGAAGACTGTTAAAGCAGACCTGGCATTTGCCAAAGAGCGATGTGCTCAGCTGGAAGAAGAAAATCGAATACTTCGGGAGCATCACGAGAAGGGCGACAACCCAGAAGATGATGATCTT ATACGGCTTCAACTTGAAACACTTTTGGCAGAGAAAGCTCGACTAGCACAGGAGAACTCAGTCTACGCACGCGAGAACCGCTTCCTAAGGGAGATTGTAGAATACCACCAGCTCACTATGCAGGATGTAATATACTTGGATGAGAGGACTGAAGAGGTAACTGAAGTTTATCCCATCAAGGTACCTACTGTGAATAACCTTCATTCGGTTGCCACAACACTTCCACCTCTAGCCTCATCTCTGCCTTTTGAGGGGGGGCCCAAAACGAGTCCACAAGGGATCCAACATGTCTCCACTGCCCCTGTGCCACCACAAGCACTTGCCGAGATCTCCCAAAGTGTTGCCTCACAGAACCTTCATATTCCTGTTCCGGTTGCAGAAGATTCAAAAAGAGACTCAAATCCATCCGCTTGA
- the LOC100250213 gene encoding uncharacterized protein LOC100250213 isoform X1 gives MAAYRRRLGTSRASAIEDDEADSSSSSLAAKAIRASSAHRDSSLSSAYGLSPSSTPPPPSKDSTSYEYTSMKSSNESKYGFWGALARKAKAIIEDDNEAQQPEAPGRTSRQGPGTVTGQHHNQYHSPEGHQKTGAPKIQKGMDVIASSLNYIGGTIGNAFEEGRTIVENRTADIIQETRKLHIRKKGSGSEPKHQATNIYTRKQTSMQAQMEPQLQADQEIQLKASRDVAMAMAAKAKLLLRELKTVKADLAFAKERCAQLEEENRILREHHEKGDNPEDDDLIRLQLETLLAEKARLAQENSVYARENRFLREIVEYHQLTMQDVIYLDERTEEVTEVYPIKVPTVNNLHSVATTLPPLASSLPFEGGPKTSPQGIQHVSTAPVPPQALAEISQSVASQNLHIPVPVAEDSKRDSNPSA, from the exons ATGGCGGCATATAGGAGAAGATTGGGAACCTCAAGGGCTTCAGCGATTGAAGATGATGAAGCTGATTCATCTTCATCGTCGCTCGCTGCTAAGGCCATTAGAGCTTCCTCCGCCCATCGGGACTCCTCCCTCTCCTCTGCTTACGGCCTCTCTCCTTCCTCCACCCCTCCTCCACCCTCCAAG GATTCAACCTCTTATGAGTATACCTCTATGAAGAGTTCGAATGAATCCAAATATGGTTTTTGGGGTGCTCTGGCAAGGAAAGCTAAAGCTATTATTGAGGATGATAATGAAGCCCAACAACCTGAAGCACCTGGAAGAACAAGCAGACAGGGGCCTGGTACAGTAACAGGGCAG CACCATAACCAATATCACTCACCTGAGGGTCATCAAAAAACGGGTGCTCCCAAGATACAGAAGGGAATGGATGTGATTGCGTCTTCCCTTAATTATATTGGTGGCACCATTGGTAATGCCTTTGAG GAGGGCCGTACAATTGTGGAGAATCGGACTGCAGACATCATTCAAGAAACTCGCAAACTGCATATCAGGAAAAAAGGCAGTGGTTCTGAGCCAAAGCATCAGGCCACAAATATTTATACCAGGAAACAAACCTCAATGCAGGCACAAATGGAGCCCCAGCTGCAAGCTGACCAAGAAATTCAATTGAAGGCATCCCGCGAC GTTGCAATGGCAATGGCTGCCAAAGCAAAGCTCCTACTTCGGGAGCTGAAGACTGTTAAAGCAGACCTGGCATTTGCCAAAGAGCGATGTGCTCAGCTGGAAGAAGAAAATCGAATACTTCGGGAGCATCACGAGAAGGGCGACAACCCAGAAGATGATGATCTT ATACGGCTTCAACTTGAAACACTTTTGGCAGAGAAAGCTCGACTAGCACAGGAGAACTCAGTCTACGCACGCGAGAACCGCTTCCTAAGGGAGATTGTAGAATACCACCAGCTCACTATGCAGGATGTAATATACTTGGATGAGAGGACTGAAGAGGTAACTGAAGTTTATCCCATCAAGGTACCTACTGTGAATAACCTTCATTCGGTTGCCACAACACTTCCACCTCTAGCCTCATCTCTGCCTTTTGAGGGGGGGCCCAAAACGAGTCCACAAGGGATCCAACATGTCTCCACTGCCCCTGTGCCACCACAAGCACTTGCCGAGATCTCCCAAAGTGTTGCCTCACAGAACCTTCATATTCCTGTTCCGGTTGCAGAAGATTCAAAAAGAGACTCAAATCCATCCGCTTGA
- the LOC100260395 gene encoding uncharacterized protein LOC100260395 isoform X1, translating into METSGSNSRYGIHIAASNFIQAPLAALLEYSGIFSTRSSSSQETDGLIAPSPASLDSFHSRSDDRDRDHDPSTPASTPEEVSIRIIGAGEQEREAVSLDNDRSSSEQISEAPAVSDASRNESGSGVAAVNSGGSTADGEPANGGSVNNRDSSYQRYDIQQFARWIEQILPFSLLLLVVFIRQHLQDISGFFVTIWIAAVMFKSNDILRKQTALKGERKLSVLTGITAVFMLHVICVYWWYRNNDLLYPLVLLPPKAIPPFWHAIFIIMVNDTMVRQAAMALKCILLMYYKNSRGRDYRKQGQMLTLVEYLLLLYRALLPTPVWYRFFLNKEYGSLFSSLTTGLYLTFKLTSVVEKVQSFFAALRALSRKEVHYGSYATSEQVNAAGDLCAICQEKMHAPILLRCKHIFCEDCVSEWFERERTCPLCRALVKPADIRSYGDGSTSLFFQIF; encoded by the exons aTGGAGACGTCTGGTAGCAATTCAAGATACGGAATCCATATCGCTGCTTCCAACTTCATCCAGGCGCCATTGGCGGCGCTTTTGGAGTATTCTGGTATTTTCAGCACCaggtcttcttcttctcagGAAACCGACGGCTTGATTGCTCCTTCACCTGCTTCACTCGATAGCTTCCACTCCCGCTCCGACGATCGCGATCGCGATCACGATCCGTCGACTCCTGCCTCCACTCCTGAGGAGGTTTCCATTAGGATTATCGGTGCTGGAGAGCAAGAGCGAGAAGCCGTTTCTCTTGACAATGACCGTTCTTCATCGGAGCAAATTTCTGAGGCTCCCGCCGTTTCGGACGCTAGCAGGAATGAAAGTGGGAGTGGTGTAGCGGCTGTTAATTCTGGCGGGTCAACTGCCGATGGGGAGCCTGCCAATGGGGGCAGTGTTAATAACAGGGATTCTTCTTATCAGAGATACGATATTCAGCAATTTGCCAGATGGATCGAgcagattcttccattttctttgcttTTATTGGTTGTTTTCATCAGACAACATTTGCAAG ATATTTCAGGTTTCTTTGTTACGATTTGGATTGCTGCAGTCATGTTTAAATCAAATGATATTCTACGAAAGCAGACAGCTCTAAAG GGGGAAAGAAAATTATCTGTTCTCACGGGCATCACTGCAGTGTTTATGCTTCATGTTATCTGTGTTTATTGGTGGTATCGGAATAATGACCTTCTATACCCTCTGGTTTTGCTTCCTCCAAAAGCAATACCTCCATTCTGGCATGCTATTTTCATCATCATGGTGAATG ATACAATGGTGCGTCAAGCAGCAATGGCTTTAAAGTGCATACTTTTGATGTATTACAAAAATAGTAGAGGCCGTGATTATCGTAAACAG GGTCAGATGCTAACTCTTGTTGAGTATCTGTTGTTGCTGTACCGTGCCTTGTTGCCTACACCAGTCTGGTATCGGTTCTTTTTGAACAAAGAATATGGAAGCCTCTTTTCTTCATTGACTACAGGGTTGTATTTAACTTTTAAGCTTACATCAGTTGTTGAGAAG GTTCAATCCTTCTTTGCTGCATTGAGGGCCTTATCGCGTAAGGAGGTGCATTATGGGTCTTATGCCACATCTGAACAG GTTAATGCAGCAGGGGATCTCTGTGCTATATGCCAGGAGAAGATGCATGCTCCGATTTTGCTTCGGTGTAAACACATATTTTGTGAAGACTGTGTATCAGAATG GTTTGAGCGAGAGAGGACATGCCCATTGTGCAGGGCCTTGGTTAAACCTGCTGATATCAGATCATATGGTGATGGATCGACTAGTCTGTTTTTCCAGATATTTTAG
- the LOC100260395 gene encoding uncharacterized protein LOC100260395 isoform X2 produces the protein METSGSNSRYGIHIAASNFIQAPLAALLEYSGIFSTRSSSSQETDGLIAPSPASLDSFHSRSDDRDRDHDPSTPASTPEEVSIRIIGAGEQEREAVSLDNDRSSSEQISEAPAVSDASRNESGSGVAAVNSGGSTADGEPANGGSVNNRDSSYQRYDIQQFARWIEQILPFSLLLLVVFIRQHLQGFFVTIWIAAVMFKSNDILRKQTALKGERKLSVLTGITAVFMLHVICVYWWYRNNDLLYPLVLLPPKAIPPFWHAIFIIMVNDTMVRQAAMALKCILLMYYKNSRGRDYRKQGQMLTLVEYLLLLYRALLPTPVWYRFFLNKEYGSLFSSLTTGLYLTFKLTSVVEKVQSFFAALRALSRKEVHYGSYATSEQVNAAGDLCAICQEKMHAPILLRCKHIFCEDCVSEWFERERTCPLCRALVKPADIRSYGDGSTSLFFQIF, from the exons aTGGAGACGTCTGGTAGCAATTCAAGATACGGAATCCATATCGCTGCTTCCAACTTCATCCAGGCGCCATTGGCGGCGCTTTTGGAGTATTCTGGTATTTTCAGCACCaggtcttcttcttctcagGAAACCGACGGCTTGATTGCTCCTTCACCTGCTTCACTCGATAGCTTCCACTCCCGCTCCGACGATCGCGATCGCGATCACGATCCGTCGACTCCTGCCTCCACTCCTGAGGAGGTTTCCATTAGGATTATCGGTGCTGGAGAGCAAGAGCGAGAAGCCGTTTCTCTTGACAATGACCGTTCTTCATCGGAGCAAATTTCTGAGGCTCCCGCCGTTTCGGACGCTAGCAGGAATGAAAGTGGGAGTGGTGTAGCGGCTGTTAATTCTGGCGGGTCAACTGCCGATGGGGAGCCTGCCAATGGGGGCAGTGTTAATAACAGGGATTCTTCTTATCAGAGATACGATATTCAGCAATTTGCCAGATGGATCGAgcagattcttccattttctttgcttTTATTGGTTGTTTTCATCAGACAACATTTGCAAG GTTTCTTTGTTACGATTTGGATTGCTGCAGTCATGTTTAAATCAAATGATATTCTACGAAAGCAGACAGCTCTAAAG GGGGAAAGAAAATTATCTGTTCTCACGGGCATCACTGCAGTGTTTATGCTTCATGTTATCTGTGTTTATTGGTGGTATCGGAATAATGACCTTCTATACCCTCTGGTTTTGCTTCCTCCAAAAGCAATACCTCCATTCTGGCATGCTATTTTCATCATCATGGTGAATG ATACAATGGTGCGTCAAGCAGCAATGGCTTTAAAGTGCATACTTTTGATGTATTACAAAAATAGTAGAGGCCGTGATTATCGTAAACAG GGTCAGATGCTAACTCTTGTTGAGTATCTGTTGTTGCTGTACCGTGCCTTGTTGCCTACACCAGTCTGGTATCGGTTCTTTTTGAACAAAGAATATGGAAGCCTCTTTTCTTCATTGACTACAGGGTTGTATTTAACTTTTAAGCTTACATCAGTTGTTGAGAAG GTTCAATCCTTCTTTGCTGCATTGAGGGCCTTATCGCGTAAGGAGGTGCATTATGGGTCTTATGCCACATCTGAACAG GTTAATGCAGCAGGGGATCTCTGTGCTATATGCCAGGAGAAGATGCATGCTCCGATTTTGCTTCGGTGTAAACACATATTTTGTGAAGACTGTGTATCAGAATG GTTTGAGCGAGAGAGGACATGCCCATTGTGCAGGGCCTTGGTTAAACCTGCTGATATCAGATCATATGGTGATGGATCGACTAGTCTGTTTTTCCAGATATTTTAG